The following proteins are co-located in the Oncorhynchus clarkii lewisi isolate Uvic-CL-2024 chromosome 30, UVic_Ocla_1.0, whole genome shotgun sequence genome:
- the LOC139389608 gene encoding BLOC-3 complex member HPS4-like isoform X1, with protein sequence MAAMAEIIVPDSRRCINFFLYDGSKVKGEGDPTRAGICYFYPEETPLDKQELLCGQLAGVSRCVSELSSSPVRLLRLRRSKFAIRMKDNFLWALSCSVEIPDVSICDFLDQLINLFSFYNGPIRQSYQIYSQEDLAVRWTQYLSHLQGGATELHHIFSVLSTIDSTHIDPLLLLKAALILQACQRCPLVLAGCVLYCGRVVSTQMPPDLTVKVMVHEMETYKQEQRPNGLSSSSSSGSTPLSSPVTSTTVFLTANELQYLRSAPVDRESRSKSTQSTPKESNRPRKSRLLSRTLSDTPTTDPLDPDPTHYVPLSFHHPSTPQSTTPDESLFSPSPSFHTPGPLSPSPIKVAPETSVHNLSNGKLYHRVEEGVTGSLCDHRYNSIDGGRDASGLAEGGRSMQNKDLCHINGQNGGSIVLSGERAGALQFRGQESPEPGSQRMGNVEVFKEKEGQGSKGLLQADTCDAPPYSTSPGENSTEAPLLPMSLYQHRVRGLVLALLVEPDFHSNTAATEEVYHSSLASLNGLEAHLRTTALGAPGPHGPYTFAHFDCIQNTLTTNLSGRPGGAQECSFVRATSLLHSHFSHTEALQEAIVRSAGAAVYGTRSVAQETYFLQKGGAVRNSGIPNHQDSAFSLPSKARHRLMKHGVNLL encoded by the exons ATGGCAGCTATGGCTGAGATCATTGTGCCTGACTCAAGAAG ATGCATTAACTTCTTCCTGTATGATGGGTCAAAGGTCAAGGGTGAGGGTGACCCTACAAGAGCTGGCATCTGCTACTTCTATCCTGAAGAG ACGCCTCTGGATAAGCAGGAGCTGCTGTGTGGACAGCTGGCAGGCGTGAGCCGCTGTGTCTCTgagctctcctcctcccctgtacGTCTGCTCAGGCTACGGCGGAGCAAGTTCGCCATCCGCATGAAAGACAACTTTTTGTGG GCCTTAAGCTGTTCAGTGGAAATACCAGACGTCAGTATATGTGACTTCCTGGATCAGCTGATAAATCTCTTTAGTTTCTATAACGGCCCTATCCGCCAGAGCTACCAG ATCTACAGTCAGGAAGATTTAGCTGTTCGATGGACCCAGTACCTCTCCCACTTACAAGGAGGTGCCACTGAACTCCACCACATCTTCAGTGTCTTGAGCACCATTGACTCTACACAT ATTGACCCACTTCTCCTACTCAAGGCTGCACTCATTCTGCAGGCCTGTCAACGCTGCCCCCTTGTGTTAGCTGGTTGTGTACTCTACTGTGGGAG GGTTGTCAGCACACAGATGCCTCCTGATCTCACAGTGAAAGTCATGGTTCATGAAATGGAAACATACAAGCAG GAACAGAGACCCAATGGACTGAGTTCCTCCAGCTCTTCTGGCAGCACTCCTCTATCTAGCCCAGTGACCTCCACCACTGTGTTCCTGACCGCCAATGAACTACAGTATCTCCGCTCCGCTCCTGTGGACAGAGAATCCAG ATCCAAATCTACCCAATCTACTCCAAAGGAATCAAACCGACCTAGGAAGTCCCGCCTCCTGTCAAGAACTCTATCTGACACACCAACCACTGATCCGCTTGACCCAGACCCCACCCACTACGTGCCACTATCCTTCCATCATCCCTCCACTCCCCAGTCAACTACACCTGATGAGTCGCTATTTAGCCCAAGTCCTTCATTTCACACTCCTGGCCCTCTCAGCCCTTCACCTATCAAGGTCGCTCCAGAGACCTCTGTTCATAACTTGTCCAATGGAAAGCTGTACCATAGGGTGGAGGAGGGTGTCACAGGAAGTTTGTGCGACCACCGTTATAACAGCATAGATGGTGGGAGAGATGCGTCGGGTCTTGCAGAGGGAGGCAGGTCAATGCAAAACAAGGACCTGTGTCACATCAATGGACAGAATGGAGGTAGTATTgtactgagtggagagagagctggagcccTCCAGTTCAGAGGTCAGGAGTCCCCCGAGCCTGGCAGTCAGAGGATGGGGAATGTGGAGGTGTTTAAGGAGAAGGAAGGACAGGGGAGTAAAGGTTTACTGCAGGCTGATACTTGTGATGCGCCCCCCTACTCCACTTCGCCCGGTGAGAACTCTACAGAGGCCCCTCTGCTCCCCATGTCGTTGTACCAGCACAGGGTGAGAGGGCTGGTACTAGCCCTACTGGTGGAGCCAGACTTCCACAGCAACACTGCAGCCACGGAGGAAGTG TATCACAGCAGCCTGGCATCTTTGAACGGACTGGAGGCACATCTGAGGACCACTGCTCTGGGGGCTCCCGGCCCACATGGACCGTACACCTTTGCACACTTTGACTGTATACAGAACACGCTCACAA CCAACCTGTCTGGCAGGCCAGGGGGAGCCCAGGAGTGTTCCTTTGTGAGAGCCACATCGCTGCTCCACTCGCATTTCTCTCACACTGAAGCTCTGCAGGAGGCTATTGTCAG GAGCGCTGGTGCAGCTGTGTACGGGACCCGCAGCGTGGCCCAGGAGACGTACTTCCTGCAGAAAGGCGGAGCAGTGAGAAACTCTGGCATTCCTAACCACCAGGACAGCGCTTTCTCTCTGCCCAGCAAGGCCCGACACAGATTAATGAAACATGGGGTAAACCTGCTCTGA
- the LOC139389608 gene encoding BLOC-3 complex member HPS4-like isoform X2: MAAMAEIIVPDSRRCINFFLYDGSKVKGEGDPTRAGICYFYPEETPLDKQELLCGQLAGVSRCVSELSSSPVRLLRLRRSKFAIRMKDNFLWIYSQEDLAVRWTQYLSHLQGGATELHHIFSVLSTIDSTHIDPLLLLKAALILQACQRCPLVLAGCVLYCGRVVSTQMPPDLTVKVMVHEMETYKQEQRPNGLSSSSSSGSTPLSSPVTSTTVFLTANELQYLRSAPVDRESRSKSTQSTPKESNRPRKSRLLSRTLSDTPTTDPLDPDPTHYVPLSFHHPSTPQSTTPDESLFSPSPSFHTPGPLSPSPIKVAPETSVHNLSNGKLYHRVEEGVTGSLCDHRYNSIDGGRDASGLAEGGRSMQNKDLCHINGQNGGSIVLSGERAGALQFRGQESPEPGSQRMGNVEVFKEKEGQGSKGLLQADTCDAPPYSTSPGENSTEAPLLPMSLYQHRVRGLVLALLVEPDFHSNTAATEEVYHSSLASLNGLEAHLRTTALGAPGPHGPYTFAHFDCIQNTLTTNLSGRPGGAQECSFVRATSLLHSHFSHTEALQEAIVRSAGAAVYGTRSVAQETYFLQKGGAVRNSGIPNHQDSAFSLPSKARHRLMKHGVNLL; encoded by the exons ATGGCAGCTATGGCTGAGATCATTGTGCCTGACTCAAGAAG ATGCATTAACTTCTTCCTGTATGATGGGTCAAAGGTCAAGGGTGAGGGTGACCCTACAAGAGCTGGCATCTGCTACTTCTATCCTGAAGAG ACGCCTCTGGATAAGCAGGAGCTGCTGTGTGGACAGCTGGCAGGCGTGAGCCGCTGTGTCTCTgagctctcctcctcccctgtacGTCTGCTCAGGCTACGGCGGAGCAAGTTCGCCATCCGCATGAAAGACAACTTTTTGTGG ATCTACAGTCAGGAAGATTTAGCTGTTCGATGGACCCAGTACCTCTCCCACTTACAAGGAGGTGCCACTGAACTCCACCACATCTTCAGTGTCTTGAGCACCATTGACTCTACACAT ATTGACCCACTTCTCCTACTCAAGGCTGCACTCATTCTGCAGGCCTGTCAACGCTGCCCCCTTGTGTTAGCTGGTTGTGTACTCTACTGTGGGAG GGTTGTCAGCACACAGATGCCTCCTGATCTCACAGTGAAAGTCATGGTTCATGAAATGGAAACATACAAGCAG GAACAGAGACCCAATGGACTGAGTTCCTCCAGCTCTTCTGGCAGCACTCCTCTATCTAGCCCAGTGACCTCCACCACTGTGTTCCTGACCGCCAATGAACTACAGTATCTCCGCTCCGCTCCTGTGGACAGAGAATCCAG ATCCAAATCTACCCAATCTACTCCAAAGGAATCAAACCGACCTAGGAAGTCCCGCCTCCTGTCAAGAACTCTATCTGACACACCAACCACTGATCCGCTTGACCCAGACCCCACCCACTACGTGCCACTATCCTTCCATCATCCCTCCACTCCCCAGTCAACTACACCTGATGAGTCGCTATTTAGCCCAAGTCCTTCATTTCACACTCCTGGCCCTCTCAGCCCTTCACCTATCAAGGTCGCTCCAGAGACCTCTGTTCATAACTTGTCCAATGGAAAGCTGTACCATAGGGTGGAGGAGGGTGTCACAGGAAGTTTGTGCGACCACCGTTATAACAGCATAGATGGTGGGAGAGATGCGTCGGGTCTTGCAGAGGGAGGCAGGTCAATGCAAAACAAGGACCTGTGTCACATCAATGGACAGAATGGAGGTAGTATTgtactgagtggagagagagctggagcccTCCAGTTCAGAGGTCAGGAGTCCCCCGAGCCTGGCAGTCAGAGGATGGGGAATGTGGAGGTGTTTAAGGAGAAGGAAGGACAGGGGAGTAAAGGTTTACTGCAGGCTGATACTTGTGATGCGCCCCCCTACTCCACTTCGCCCGGTGAGAACTCTACAGAGGCCCCTCTGCTCCCCATGTCGTTGTACCAGCACAGGGTGAGAGGGCTGGTACTAGCCCTACTGGTGGAGCCAGACTTCCACAGCAACACTGCAGCCACGGAGGAAGTG TATCACAGCAGCCTGGCATCTTTGAACGGACTGGAGGCACATCTGAGGACCACTGCTCTGGGGGCTCCCGGCCCACATGGACCGTACACCTTTGCACACTTTGACTGTATACAGAACACGCTCACAA CCAACCTGTCTGGCAGGCCAGGGGGAGCCCAGGAGTGTTCCTTTGTGAGAGCCACATCGCTGCTCCACTCGCATTTCTCTCACACTGAAGCTCTGCAGGAGGCTATTGTCAG GAGCGCTGGTGCAGCTGTGTACGGGACCCGCAGCGTGGCCCAGGAGACGTACTTCCTGCAGAAAGGCGGAGCAGTGAGAAACTCTGGCATTCCTAACCACCAGGACAGCGCTTTCTCTCTGCCCAGCAAGGCCCGACACAGATTAATGAAACATGGGGTAAACCTGCTCTGA
- the LOC139389610 gene encoding cytochrome c oxidase subunit 6A, mitochondrial-like produces MVSFGRISQALLRSSIIQTRQLSASAAHSHGEQTARTWKILSFVVALPGVAVCMLNMYLKMQQHAAHHVEPEFVPYSHLRIRSKRFPWGDGNKSLFHNPEVNALPDGYEGREE; encoded by the exons ATGGTGTCTTTTGGAAGAATTTCGCAAGCTCTCCTACGGTCCTCAATAATCCAGACCCGTCAACTCTCTGCCTCAGCGGCCCATAGTCATGGGGAGCAAACAG CCAGAACATGGAAGATCCTCTCCTTTGTAGTTGCCCTTCCGGGGGTTGCAGTGTGCATGTTGAACATGTACCTGAAGATGCAGCAACATGCTGCACACCATGTGGAACCTGAGTTCGTACCTTACAGCCACCTTCGCATTCGCAGCAAG CGTTTCCCATGGGGTGATGGCAACAAGAGCCTGTTCCACAACCCTGAAGTAAATGCCCTCCCTGATGGCTATGAAGGACGCGAAGAATGA